From Rhodamnia argentea isolate NSW1041297 chromosome 10, ASM2092103v1, whole genome shotgun sequence, a single genomic window includes:
- the LOC115739110 gene encoding tyrosine-protein phosphatase DSP1-like, which yields MNLHNNDYERREIRMMLNIEKRSPWVCFQEPFVYIPEEKVCEALKVLLDVRNHPVLIHCKRGKYHTGCLVGCLRKLQRWCLSSACPTSVKK from the exons atgaatttacataataaTGACTATGAAAGAAGAGAGATACGTATGATGTTGAACATTGAAAAGCGATCACCATGGGTGTGCTTTCAGGAACCTTTTGTATATATCCCAGAGGAGAAAGTTTGTGAGGCATTGAAGGTTTTACTTG ATGTAAGGAATCATCCTGTTCTAATTCACTGTAAGAGAGGAAAG TACCACACAGGCTGTCTGGTGGGCTGCTTGAGGAAACTGCAGAGATGGTGCCTCTCCTCTGCATGTCCCACATCGGTCaagaaatag